Proteins from a single region of Bactrocera neohumeralis isolate Rockhampton unplaced genomic scaffold, APGP_CSIRO_Bneo_wtdbg2-racon-allhic-juicebox.fasta_v2 cluster10, whole genome shotgun sequence:
- the LOC126765573 gene encoding uncharacterized protein LOC126765573 → MGPELRRFAADEGCSFTYIPPRAPNFGGLWEAAVKSAKHNIVRVIGNALLTAEELATLLAEVEAILNSRPLVPLSQDDEALTPAHLLIGCSLRALPPKKVPVDPFWRQWSKVYLTGLQERNKWLHPKRNMQLNDLVLVHEDNVPPQQWVLGTSSQRPKGKTASVPYHVSLRMLKNAGTQFGKRITPLYRYPLKERQANITNFNDATSTPLTICVAADVSLCRHLGY, encoded by the exons ATGGGTCCAGAATTGAGGAGATTCGCAGCAGACGAAGGGTGCAGCTTCACCTATATACCACCAAGGGCGCCGAacttcggcggattatgggaagccgcggtgaagtccgccaaacacAATATCGTTCGCGTAATCGGCAACGCGCTACTCACAGCAGAGGAGCTAGCAACACTGttggccgaagtggaggccatcctcaacTCTCGTCCCCTAGTACCCCTGAGTCAAGACGACGAAGCGTTAACACCGGCGCATCTACTGATAGGATGCTCCCTGCGAGCATTACCTCCAAAGAAGGTGCCAGTGGACCCA ttctggcgacagtggtccaaagtTTACCTGACGGGCCTTCAGGAACGCAACAAGTGGCTGCACCCCAAACGCAACATGCAGCTCAACGACCTCGTTCTCGTCCACGAGGACAACGTGCCACCGCAGCAGTGGGTACTAGGCACGTCGTCGCAACGGCcgaagggcaagacggcaag TGTACCGTACCATGTAAGCCTAAGAATGCTCAAGAATGCAGGTACACAATTTGGCAAACGTATCACGCCACTTTACCGCTACCCACTAAAAGAGCGCCAAGCTAATATTACGAATTTTAATGACGCTACTAGCACGCCACTAACAATATGCGTCGCCGCCGACGTCTCACTCTGCCGGCACTTAGGATATTAA
- the LOC126765269 gene encoding uncharacterized protein LOC126765269, which translates to MAIKENLFGSDEHVKKCAKATQLLVKRMDDLFDELDCKTLCNPNERRRPIKRGCIEKINRLKDHIQYIRNMKKPKSQIICLDSFILTINAMIALSGDIFEEYSNVSFILLGRMNQDALENFFYRIRANLGCNNHPSAHEMQYIVARLVSMHILRRNFSQTGSNCEEDDDENLDWNIGQEDDLKENLKPSEQLAVEQIYVPDEHFAQTEKPAEIQVRRYYTGYAIYQKVFCRLKCEKCAYLMRKSDTSLQASSEALIRSKNYKSADDLRLVNPNDRVFEISRLQMSLYKDLFKENSCRVGIKSMILAQITTITEQKYPEWYSEAGDCLEHRHQFLDFLITVLLFKNAKWLAQQQEESYKNEGRIKL; encoded by the exons ATGGCTATAAAGGAAAATTTGTTTGGCTCCGATGAGCACGTAAAAAAATGCGCCAAAGCAACCCAACTGCTGGTGAAAAGAATGGATGATCTTTTCGACGAATTGGATTGCAAGACGCTTTGCAATCCAAATGAGCGAAGACGACCAATAAAAAGAGgttgtattgaaaaaattaatagattaAAAGATCACATTCAGTACATAAGGAATATGAAAAAGCCCAAAAGCCAAATAATATGCCTCGATTCGTTTATATtaacaataaatgcaatgaTTGCATTGAGCGGCGATATATTCGAAGAATATTCGAATGTATCCTTTATACTCTTAGGGAGAATGAACCAGGACGcactggaaaactttttttataggaTACGGGCAAATTTAGGATGTAATAATCATCCATCAGCACACGAGATGCAATATATTGTTGCAAGGTTAGTATCCATGCATATATTGCGACGCAACTTCTCGCAAACAGGCAGCAATTGCGAAGAAGACGACGATGAAAACCTTGATTGGAATATTGGCCAGGAAGACGaccttaaagaaaatttaaaaccgtCTGAGCAACTTGCCGTGGAACAAATATATGTTCCAGATGAGCACTTTGCTCAGACCGAAAAACCAGCAGAAATACAGGTTCGTCGCTATTATACTGGATATGCAATATACCAGAAGGTTTTCTGCAGattaaaatgcgaaaaatgTGCATATTTAATGAGGAAGAGTGATACCTCTCTACAAGCCTCATCGGAAGCCCTTATAAggtctaaaaattataaaagcgcGGATGACCTAAGGCTGGTTAATCCCAATGATAGAGTCTTCGAGATAAGCCGCCTTCAAATGAGCCTCTATAAAGATTTGTTTAAGGAAAATTCTTGCAGAGTGGGTATAAAATCGATGATTTTAGCCCAGATTACTACAATTACCGAACAAAAATACCCAGAGTGGTACAGCGAGGCTGGAGATTGCCTCGAGCATAGGCaccaatttttagattttttaataacagtttTACTGTTTAAAAACGCGAAATGGCTGGCACAGCAGCAGGAAGAGTCTTACAAAAATGAA ggtagaattaagttgtaa